From Amycolatopsis sp. WQ 127309:
ACGCTGCCCGCGGCGAGCAGGGCCAGCAGGATCGCCAGCGGCAGGGCCACCGCGGCCGTGATGCCCGCGGACCGGGTGAGGCCGGCGATCTGCCGGTCGACGTCGGAGAGGTCGTGCGCCGAGTACACCTCGATCCCGGAGGGGACGCGGGTGCCGTCGGTGGCGGTGGTCATGACGGGCGTGCCGATCAGCAGCCACGGGACACCGCCGGTGGTGATCCGCTGTGTGACGAGCTGGTTCCGGACGCGCACTTCGGTGCGCAACGCGTCGGTGACGAGCGCCGCGCCGGTCCGGTCTTCGGATTCGGCGCCGCCGTAGGTGACCTCGGCGCCGGGGCCGACGGCCGTGCGGAGCCGGTCGAGCGCGTCCTGGTCCGGCGGGTAGGTCAGTGTGGGGGCGACCTCGGTGATCCGGGTGACGAGGGTTTCGGTGAGCCGCTGCTGGGCGGAGGTGACCAGGGCGGCACTGGCCGACGCGGCGCTCGACCACGCGGCCGCCGTGGCGCCGAGCACCGTGGTGAGGACGAAGGCGAGCAGCAGGCGGGCACGCAGCCCGCGCGGCCACAGCCTTCGCGCTTTCACAGCGGCCCGAACCGGTAGCCGAACCCGCGCACGGTCTGCACGTAGACCGGGTTCGCGAGGTCCGTTTCGATCTTCGCCCGCAGGCGTTGCACGCAGTTGTCGACCAGCCGGGAGTCGCCGAGGTAGTCGTGTTCCCAGACCTGTTCCAGCAGCTGCGTCCGGCTGAACACGCGGCCGGGGGCGCCGGACAGGGTCAGCAGCAGGCGCAGCTCGGTGGCGGTGAGCTGCACCGGCCGGTCGCGCACGGCCACGGTCAGGGCGCCGGTGTCGATCCGCAGGTCGCCGTGCACCCGCACGCTGTCGGCCGCGGTCGTGGTGCGGCGCAGCACCGCGCGGATGCGGGCGTCCAGCACGCTCGGCCGGGCCGGTTTGACGACGTAGTCGTCCGCGCCCGCCGCCAGGCCGCCGACGACGTCGAAGTCGTCGCCGCGGGCGGTGAGCATGATCACCGGTACCTCGCCGGCCGCCCGGATCCGGCGGCACACCTCGAACCCGTCGATGCCGGGCAGCATCAGGTCGAGCACGACCAGCTCCGG
This genomic window contains:
- a CDS encoding response regulator transcription factor, translating into MVAILLIEDDPLVRRGLQLALSRHGHDVRVAETGEAGLTEFRATRPELVVLDLMLPGIDGFEVCRRIRAAGEVPVIMLTARGDDFDVVGGLAAGADDYVVKPARPSVLDARIRAVLRRTTTAADSVRVHGDLRIDTGALTVAVRDRPVQLTATELRLLLTLSGAPGRVFSRTQLLEQVWEHDYLGDSRLVDNCVQRLRAKIETDLANPVYVQTVRGFGYRFGPL